The following are from one region of the Melospiza melodia melodia isolate bMelMel2 chromosome 16, bMelMel2.pri, whole genome shotgun sequence genome:
- the IDS gene encoding iduronate 2-sulfatase — MAAARLCLGLFLCLLRLPRDAFAAGPAAAGPGAGRGPGDGMNVLFIIVDDLRPVLGCYGDKLVKSPNIDQLASQSMVFSNAYAQQALCAPSRVSFLTGRRPDTTRLYDFYSYWRVHAGNYSTMPQYFKENGYVTLSVGKVFHPGVSSNYSDDYPYSWSIPPFHPSAEKHENDKTCRGKDGKLHANLVCPVNVTEMPGGTLPDIQSTAEAIHLLNVMKTTRQKFFLAVGYHKPHIPLRYPQEFLKLYPLENITLAPDPWVPKKLPSVAYNPWMDIRQRDDVEALNVSFPYGPLPDDFQQRIRQSYYAAVSYLDVQVGLLLSALDDAGLSNNTIVVFTADHGWSLGEHGEWAKYSNFDVATRVPLMFYVPRMTTSPVSQGARVFPYLDPFSHTGGSSPQGQSKKVVELVSLFPTLAELAGLQVPPACPKMSVGVVLCTEGRSIAHYLNISEGEVERGKEGCDGTGRCSNEEPVALSQYPRPADAPQWNSDKPRLMDIRIMGYSMRAIDYRYTLWVQYDPSNFSADFRNVHAGELYMMDNDPNQDYNVYNNTSHGWLFKKIIDLLKH, encoded by the exons ATGGCGGCGGCGCGGCTCTGCCTGGGCCTGTTCCTGTGCCTGCTGCGGCTGCCCCGCGATGCCTTCGCGGccggcccggcggcggcggggcccggagCTGGGCGCGGGCCCGGGG ATGGCATGAATGTCTTGTTTATAATTGTGGATGATCTGCGTCCTGTGTTGGGCTGTTATGGAGATAAGCTTGTGAAATCTCCCAACATCGATCAACTTGCCTCCCAAAGTATGGTGTTCAGCAATGCGTATGCCCAG CAAGCCCTGTGTGCTCCCAGCAGAGTGTCATTCCTCACTGGCCGCAGGCCTGACACCACCCGGCTCTACGACTTCTACTCCTACTGGAGAGTCCATGCAGGAAACTATTCCACCATGCCCCAGTATTTCAAGGAAAATGGCTATGTGACCTTGTCTGTGGGGAAAGTTTTTCATCCTG GGGTTTCATCCAATTACAGTGATGACTATCCCTACAGTTGGTCTATTCCACCCTTTCATCCTTCAGCTGAAAAGCATGAGAATGATAAG aCTTGCAGGGGAAAAGATGGAAAACTTCATGCAAACTTGGTGTGTCCAGTGAATGTGACAGAAATGCCTGGAGGGACTCTCCCTGATATTCAGAGCACTGCGGAGGCCATACACTTACTGAATGTCATGAAAACCACCAGGCAAAAGTTCTTCCTGGCTGTTGGTTACCACAAACCACACATCCCACTGAGGTACCCACAG GAATTTCTCAAGTTGTACCCCTTGGAAAATATCACATTGGCCCCAGATCCCTGGGTGCCCAAGAAGCTGCCTTCAGTGGCATACAACCCCTGGATGGATATCAGGCAGAGGGATGATGTGGAAGCATTAAATGTTAGTTTCCCTTATGGACCACTTCCAGATGATTTCCAG CAGCGGATCCGTCAGAGTTACTATGCAGCAGTTTCCTACCTGGATGTGCAAGTTGGCCTGCTTCTGAGTGCTTTGGATGATGCAGGGCTCTCAAATAACACTATAGTAGTTTTTACTGCTGATCATG GGTGGTCCCTGGGAGAACATGGTGAATGGGCAAAGTACAGCAATTTTGATGTTGCTACCCGAGTGCCACTGATGTTTTATGTCCCAAGAATGACAACTTCCCCTGTCAGTCAAGGAGCAAGAGTCTTCCCCTACCTTGACCCTTTTAGCCATACTGGAGGCTCATCACCTCAAG GGCAAAGTAAAAAAGTGGTGGAGCTGGTGTCTCTGtttccaacacttgcagagcttGCTGGCCTGCAGGTCCCTCCTGCATGCCCAAAGATGTCAGTTGGTGTTGTGCTGTGCACTGAGGGGAGAAGCATTGCCCACTATTTGAACATCTCTGAAGGAGAGGTGGAGCGAGGCAAGGAAGGGTGTGATGGCACTGGGAGGTGTTCCAATGAAGAGCCTGTTGCTCTCAGCCAGTACCCCCGGCCTGCAGACGCTCCCCAGTGGAACTCTGACAAGCCAAGGCTGATGGACATCAGGATCATGGGCTATTCCATGCGTGCCATTGACTACAGGTACACCCTGTGGGTTCAGTATGACCCCAGCAACTTCAGTGCTGACTTCAGGAATGTCCATGCAGGAGAGTTGTACATGATGGACAATGACCCAAACCAGGATTATAATGTCTATAACAATACTTCACATGGTTGGTTGTTCAAAAAAATTATTGACTTGCTAAAGCACTAG